Proteins encoded within one genomic window of Babesia bigemina genome assembly Bbig001, chromosome : IV:
- a CDS encoding -Golgi apparatus membrane protein tvp23, with product MTDELTGSLNDRATASNASEVCSNLLTNIRLLPHPMTCLAHIAFKVAILSRYFIMPYVFGSMTGAYPDFILTFELIGVLAFADFWVVKNCTSSTLAGISWYCDSTVANADTFVHKRVKDEMFLNKEESAFFWAVMYIWPALWVLNVAALISTFDIPWVGVKVWYTHNIMQLVASGVIVTFALINLVNCLKCSQDKREKASKLTGKLADKLMGFITRSYIRSQTIPN from the exons ATGACGGACGAACTCACGGGGAGCCTCAACGACCGAGCAACGGCGAGCAACGCCTCGGAGGTATGCTCCAACCTCCTCACCAATATACGACTGCTACCGCATCCGATGACCTGCCTCGCCCACATCGCATTCAAAGTCGCCATT CTGAGCAGATACTTCATCATGCCGTACGTGTTCGGCTCAATGACAGGAGCATACCCGGACTTCATTCTCACCTTCGAGCTCATAGGCGTGCTGGCGTTCGCAGACTTCTGGGTGGTGAAGAACTGCACCTCCAG CACCCTTGCCGGGATCTCCTGGTACTGCGACTCCACCGTagccaacgcggacacgTTCGTGCATAAGCGGGTCAAG GACGAAATGTTCCTCAACAAGGAGGAGTCGGCGTTTTTCTGGGCAGTGATGTACATTTGGCCCGCGCTCTGGGTGTTGAACGTCGCAGCCCTGATATCAACGTTCGATATCCCATGGGTAGGCGTGAAAGTATGGTATACGCATAATATCATGCAGCTGGTCGCATCGGGAGTCATTGTAACTTTCGCACTGATCAACCTGGTCAACTGCCTCAAGTGCTCACAGG ATAAACGCGAGAAGGCGTCGAAGCTCACCGGGAAGCTGGCCGACAAACTCATGGGCTTCATCACGAGATCGTACATACGGTCGCAGACGATCCCGAACTGA
- a CDS encoding tetratricopeptide repeat (TPR) domain containing protein, putative, producing the protein MEAVHGFFLPLRLRPSQAGAEEQAKVVWISHRDARTSDPHKLRDIFVNERASMSHWIMLALALRDAGRVEQFETILTEMEQKLDARGAGADEKCRGSIYAALALHNITRVEQVQQGDEEHTKRVDLANRYVTYCKKQLHFSWRIAMGYYHIKRFLPKRQNNELMRAREHYGAAVSMRPRSIIAAMYLANTFAMENQFQTAALYYTRALLLCKHIGVLITLRREAAQPLNADYECELRQMELQIKHLEALVLFALASCKFYEGDLSAAKSLVEKSLETEETSVALRLKAAVLTNSIFEVSNESDAEGSVPSAPNSARESMSSLIQQWNEASCKAYMLDPYSPLGQLHMCDLLFRRNRITECEARLEAIAACKLSTELQAEVAYKVARCAHALGDWKRAVTGYNNVLAIRTEYLPARIQLIKAYIGANDLTAAREQCDYLNQYNNKTPEVLRLSAHAYIASATEILEACRSKLLQAETNLEDIDLTCAMTNVQQDVSRLLDERLFKALGILEEALVAEPNDVHTMAYLIYCLEMLVTRGRENLAYRLREVYKRYTQLHGGAMSKQMRNNDAVMALKFREFGEAVEKLDALWEEIENSEDTSIAIKLTVQFNLALALEESGQYARAHKIYSTLTKEYPRYTAAWLRKSGMMFKRGDVEQAYKYLDQLRQHHERSLDPWLFKAHHLFTMGRFDECIDRLRKLFRGNAAAGYDAYANTLFACALIKRCSRGTFGSLPTDVVHYARAGLRRPGLCNFYAANCIAVYLAHEGQLKTAYECFGILLESLATTSHMKYVAHKNMGLFCAATALGNERRTENGNFDKLRAAKAQQHLQAALSLNKLDVNNHLVYARFTYDAQRLDECIQFLETCRTLFPNNIKILYNLVIALDAKLCKNMRNSDKLASATEVNKMLTQANFVKAATAHLISIHEEYTKMSKTHLQQIAARVTEKLIPHMDSALPQLEAAATAKQRTKGKHLELQLSIQHAHEAKRLEKEMEQQRAREAESALSEQLLKEASEIASELMYSRPTLPQQSGGNR; encoded by the exons ATGGAGGCGGTTCACGGCTTCTTCCTGCCGCTCAGGCTAAGGCCATCGCAGGCCGGAGCGGAGGAGCAGGCCAAGGTGGTCTGGATATCGCACAGGGACGCGAGAACGTCCGACCCGCACAAGTTGCGTGACATATTTGTCAATGAAAGGGCATCGATGTCACACTGGATTATGTTGGCACTGGCACTCCGCGATGCTGGGCGTGTCGAACAATTCGAGACAATCCTAACGGAGATGGAACAGAAGCTGGACGCGAGGGGCGCAG GCGCTGACGAAAAGTGTAGAGGAAGCATATACGCCGCCCTCGCTTTGCACAACATCACACGGGTAGAGCAAGTGCAGCAAGGCGACGAGGAGCACACAAAACGTGTAGATCTGGCGAACCGATATGTGACGTATTGCAAAA AGCAACTACACTTCTCCTGGCGTATAGCCATGGGCTACTACCACATCAAGCGCTTCCTGCCCAAGCGACAGAACAACGAACTGATGCGCGCAAGGGAACACTACGGCGCGGCGGTGTCCATGCGACCGCGtagcatcatcgccgccatgTACCTCGCGAACACCTTCGCCATGGAGAACCAGTTCCAAACGGCGGCGCTGTATTACACAAGGGCGCTGCTTCTATGTAAGCACATTGGCGTCCTGATCACGTTGAGGAGAGAGGCCGCGCAACCCCTAAACGCGGACTATGAGTGCGAGCTGAGGCAGATGGAATTGCAAATAAAGCACCTCGAGGCCCTGGTGCTGTTCGCGCTCGCATCCTGCAAGTTCTACGAGGGCGACCTCAGCGCAGCGAAGTCGCTGGTGGAGAAGTCACTGGAAACGGAGGAAACTTCCGTGGCGTTGCGCCTCAAAGCGGCGGTTTTGACGAATTCCATATTTGAGGTCTCCAATGAAAGTGACGCCGAAGGTTCAGTGCCATCGGCACCAAACTCAGCGAGGGAatccatgtcctcgctaaTCCAGCAGTGGAACGAGGCCTCGTGCAAAGCCTACATGCTCGATCCGTACAGTCCGTTGGGGCAGCTGCACATGTGCGATTTGCTCTTCAGACGGAACCGGATAACGGAGTGCGAGGCCAGGCTGGAGGCGAtcgcagcctgcaaactCTCGACGGAACTGCAGGCAGAAGTGGCCTACAAAGTAGCCAGATGCGCCCATGCACTGGGTGACTGGAAAAGGGCGGTCACGGGCTACAACAACGTACTCGCCATCAGGACGGAATACCTCCCAGCTCGCATACAGCTCATCAAAGCCTACATCGGCGCGAATGACCTCACGGCAGCCCGTGAGCAGTGCGATTACCTCAACCAGTACAACAACAAGACGCCGGAGGTGTTGCGACTGAGCGCACACGCGTATATCGCATCGGCCACTGAAATACTGGAAGCTTGCAGATCAAAACTCTTGCAAGCGGAAACTAACCTTGAGGATATCGACCTCACCTgcgccatgaccaacgtgcagCAGGATGTGAGCCGATTGCTGGACGAGAGGCTATTCAAGGCGCTGGGGATACTGGAGGAGGCGCTTGTGGCTGAGCCCAACGACGTGCATACCATGGCGTACCTCATCTATTGCCTCGAAATGCTAGTAACGCGTGGACGTGAGAACCTGGCTTACAGGCTTAGGGAGGTGTACAAGCGATACACGCAACTGCATGGCGGCGCAATGTCGAAGCAGATGCGCAACAACGACGCCGTCATGGCGCTGAAGTTCAGGGAGTTCGGCGAAGCGGTAGAAAAGCTCGATGCGCTCTGGGAAGAAATCGAAAATTCCGAGGACACTTCTATCGCAATCAAACTAACGGTGCAGTTCAATCTAGCTCTTGCACTGGAGGAATCCGGACAGTATGCCAGGGCACACAAGATCTactctacactcaccaagGAATATCCCAGGTACACGGCAGCATGGCTCAGGAAGAGCGGCATGATGTTCAAAAGAGGAGATGTAGAACAGGCGTACAAATACCTGGATCAGCTGAGGCAGCACCACGAGCGGAGCCTGGATCCATGGTTGTTCAAGGCGCACCACCTGTTCACCATGGGCCGCTTCGACGAGTGTATAGACAGACTGCGCAAACTCTTCAGGGGCAACGCCGCGGCGGGCTACGACGCGTACGCCAATACGCTTTTTGCGTGCGCGCTCATCAAGCGCTGCTCGAGGGGGACGTTCGGTTCGCTGCCAACGGACGTGGTTCACTACGCGAGGGCGGGACTCAGAAGGCCGGGGCTCTGCAATTTCTACGCTGCAAACTGCATCGCAGTGTACCTGGCACACGAAGGACAGCTCAAAACGGCCTACGAATGCTTCGGCATTCTTCTAGAGAGCCTTGCAACCACCTCGCACATGAAATACGTTGCGCACAAGAACATGGGACTGTTCTGCGCCGCAACAGCGCTGGGCAACGAACGGCGGACCGAAAACGGAAATTTTGACAAACTAAGGGCAGCGAAAGCACAGCAACACCTGCAGGCGGCACTGTCACTCAACAAGTTGGACGTCAACAACCACCTGGTATATGCACGTTTCACATACGACGCCCAACGGCTGGATGAATGTATCCAGTTCCTGGAAACGTGCCGCACCCTGTTCCCCAACAACATCAAAATTCTGTACAACCTGGTAATCGCACTGGACGCCAAGCTGTGCAAGAACATGAGGAACTCGGACAAGCTCGCATCAGCTACCGAAGTGAACAAAATGCTAACGCAGGCCAACTTCGTCAAAGCCGCCACAGCGCACCTCATCAGTATACACGAGGAGTACACGAAGATGTCGAAGACGCACCTGCAACAGATAGCTGCACGCGTCACAGAAAAGCTCATACCGCACATGGATAGtgcgctgccgcagctAGAGGCAGCCGCTACCGCCAAGCAGCGTACCAAGGGCAAGCATCTGGAGTTGCAGCTGTCCATACAGCACGCGCACGAAGCCAAGCGCCTCGAAAAGGAGATGGAGCAACAGCGGGCCCGAGAGGCCGAAAGCGCACTGtcggagcagctgctcaaaGAAGCGTCCGAAATCGCATCGGAACTCATGTATTCTAGGCCTACGCTCCCGCAGCAGAGTGGGGGCAATCGATAG
- a CDS encoding DEAD/DEAH box helicase, putative, with product MTPEKSPEPTVTEPEEKENVTKQPSQVETAVEIEQQKPKHYHLDEIQDAIKVNGVYAEEQDLEWTDLMLSPSLLRGVQHKGFIKPSRIQQIALPLITNSSTNLIAQAKNGSGKTATFSLALLSCVNENMPAIQGVCLCPTRELAVQNVQVLAQLGKFTRIKYFIGVPQCVPYGRGEEYHIYVGTPGKTLEFIRKRTIDFQNTRMIVLDEADELVNPDNNMGPQVMQFRLSFRHPVQILLFSATFSEEVQKFAQRMAPDANMIQVKRQQLTLDCIQQHYMVCSDDDDKFNKLCELYASMIIGQSVIFVNSRNTAFDVSLKMREQGHAVSLLCGSMSKQAGSNSMGPEIRDRIMREFKDGETKVLICTDVLARGIDVPQVTLVVNYELPFLYSGSARFSRDRKIAMETYLHRIGRTGRFGAKGMAINMINPNEMYLIDSIKEYYECNIEPLECDPESIEDLLRNIRS from the exons ATGACACCAGAAAAATCTCCGGAACCGACGGTAACCGAGCCGGAGGAAAAGGAGAATGTCACAAAACAGCCGTCACAAGTGGAAACAG CCGTGGAGATCGAACAGCAAAAGCCGAAACACTATCACCTCGACGAGATACA GGATGCTATCAAGGTCAACGGTGTATATGCGGAGGAGCAGGACCTGGAATGGACCGACCTCATGCTCTCGCCCTCGCTGCTCAGAGGTGTGCAGCATAAGGGGTTCATCAAGCCTTCGCGCATCCAGCAAATTGCACTGCCCCTCATAACGAACAGCAG CACCAACCTTATAGCGCAGGCCAAAAATGGCTCGGGAAAAACCGCCACATTCTCCCTTGCGTTGCTCTCCTGTGTAAATGAAAATATGCCAGCGATCCAG GGGGTCTGTCTTTGTCCAACGAGGGAGCTCGCCGTGCAAAACGTGCAAGTGCTGGCGCAACTGGGGAAATTCACGCGGATAAAGTATTTCATAGGCGTACCGCAGTGTGTCCCGTATGGTCGTGGCGAGGAGTACCACATTTACGTCGGAACCCCGGGAAAGACACTGGAGTTCATTCGGAAACGCACCATCGATTTCCAGAACACGCGGATGATCGTCCTGGACGAAGCAGACGAGCTTGTCAACCCAGATAACAACATGGGACCACAGGTCATGCAGTTTAGGCTTTCTTTCAGGCACCCTGTGCAAATTCTGCTCTTCTCAGCCACCTTCTCGGAAGAGGTGCAAAAGTTCGCACAACGCATGGCGCCAGACGCCAATATGATTCAG GTTAAACGCCAACAGCTGACCCTGGATTGCATTCAGCAGCACTACATGGTCTGctctgacgacgatgacaaATTCAACAAACTCTGCGAGTTGTATGCGAGCATGATCATCGGACAGTCGGTCATTTTCGTGAATTCCAGGAACACGGCGTTCGACGTCTCGCTCAAGATGCGCGAACAAGG CCACGCCGTGTCGCTGCTTTGCGGCTCCATGTCTAAACAAGCAGGGAGCAACTCGATGGGGCCGGAAATCAGGGACCGCATCATGCGCGAATTCAAGGATGGAGAAACGAAGGTGCTCATTTGCACGGACGTGCTGGCCCGTGGTATCGACGTGCCGCAAGTCACGCTGGTTGTCAACTACGAGCTGCCTTTCCTCTACTCAGGGTCGGCGCGATTCTCCAGGGACAGGAAGATTGCTATG GAAACCTACCTGCACAGAATCGGAAGGACTGGTCGCTTTGGCGCCAAGGGAATGGCCATCAATATGATCAACCCGAACGAAATGTACCTGATAGATTCCATCAAAGAGTACTACGAGTGCAACATTGAGCCTCTGGAGTGCGACCCGGAGTCGATAGAAGACTTGCTGCGCAATATACGGTCGTAA
- a CDS encoding protein phosphatase 2C, putative, translating to MSNVLLRALDASEKPMTQSALSWLRQTSTVATMIDGGYVLVDFYGEKGVRKSMDDECVVCPSLSALNSDLPPTYEFLVCGLFDGHGGRSCAAFAKEHLLKEVANQLVQHLRNSKDNGSKFSELLLKKSVNAACSRLDSRIANELPNCTDGCTALLVFVGRNRVFVMNLGDSSAYMCRRLQGAVHAIPLNEVHKAWSQKEKERVLHYGGTVEGGRINGVLEVSRSFGDLSLKRFGVKCTGSLRRAALDMNADEFILVGCDGFWGAYDPREACRNALTFIKEEEARAKADPRNPFVNLHKVCKDLVNHALNTKHAQDNISVLLLRFVCTAEST from the exons ATGAGTAACGTGCTTCTCCGCGCGCTAGACGCGTCGGAGAAGCCCATGACTCAGTCCGCGCTGAGCTGGCTTCGGCAGACCAGCACGGTAGCAACTATGATTG ATGGCGGTTATGTCTTGGTCGACTTCTACGGCGAAAAGGGTGTTCGGAAATCTATGGATGACGAATGTGTCGTCTGCCCATCTCTCTCGGCATTGAACAGCGACCTTCCACCCACTTATGAGTTTCT TGTCTGCGGTTTGTTCGACGGTCACGGAGGCCGGAGCTGCGCGGCTTTCGCTAAGGAGCACCTGCTAAAAGAGGTCGCGAACCAGTTGGTCCAGCATTTGCGTAATAGTAAGGACAATGGTTCGAAATTTTCGGAGTTGTTGTTGAAGAAG TCCGTCAATGCTGCCTGCTCCCGGCTGGACAGTAGGATCGCGAACGAGTTACCGAACTGTACTG ATGGATGCACGGCTCTGCTGGTGTTCGTCGGACGCAATCGCGTGTTCGTGATGAACCTGGGCGACTCGTCGGCATACATGTGCCGAAGGTTGCAGGGCGCTGTACACG CGATTCCTCTGAACGAGGTGCACAAGGCATGGTCACAGAAGGAGAAGGAGCGAGTCTTACACTATGGAGGTACTGTAGAAGGAGGGAGGATTAACGGGGTGCTCGAGGTGTCTCGTTCGTTTGGGGACCTGAG CTTGAAGCGTTTCGGCGTCAAGTGCACAGGTTCACTGCGTCGGGCAGCACTCGACATGAATGCTGACGAGTTCATTTTGGTCGGATGCGACGGATTTTGGGGTGCCTACGACCCGCGCGAGGCGTGCCGCAACGCTCTTACGTTCATTAAGGAG GAGGAAGCTCGTGCCAAGGCCGACCCTCGCAATCCATTTGTAAACCTGCATAAGGTTTGTAAGGATTTGGTGAACCACGCTCTGAACACCAAACATGCCCAGGACAATATATCAGTGCTGCTGCTACGTTTCGTGTGCACAGCTGAATCTACTTAA
- a CDS encoding surface protein D, putative: MVCSKILAIAFCAIAAFSTVLRVEAGCSEEHVQVLGFSSENVTEDSLKRGREVAGLLRKLMLGNLTKTGAKDTTPLTNKFTKTLTKAGYPEIPAECLSCFVQSAQCVMKECKGACIAGDQSPGCVKCFMAHCADDLHACVGHITINIGEHKNAGKGGK; the protein is encoded by the coding sequence ATGGTTTGCAGCAAGATTTTGGCCATTGCTTTCTGCGCTATCGCGGCTTTTTCCACCGTCCTTCGCGTCGAGGCCGGGTGTTCGGAGGAGCACGTGCAGGTTCTCGGTTTCAGCAGCGAAAATGTGACGGAGGACTCGCTCAAGAGGGGTAGGGAGGTTGCCGGACTGCTTCGTAAGCTTATGCTGGGCAACCTCACCAAAACCGGTGCCAAGGACACCACCCCGCTTACCAACAAGTTCACCAAGACGTTGACTAAGGCTGGCTACCCTGAGATCCCAGCGGAATGCTTGTCGTGCTTCGTGCAGTCTGCTCAGTGCGTCATGAAGGAGTGCAAGGGTGCGTGCATTGCCGGTGACCAATCCCCCGGCTGCGTCAAGTGCTTCATGGCGCACTGCGCTGACGACCTTCACGCGTGCGTCGGCCATATCACCATCAACATTGGCGAGCACAAGAACGCCGGCAAGGGTGGCAAGTAA